CGAAGGCGAGGTCGTACTCGACCTGCTCCTTGGTCAAAAGCCCCTTCTGGTAGGCCTCCGTGGCCCAGGCCAGGGCCACGCCCGCGCTCATGGCGTCCAGGCCCTGCTTCTCCACCTCGTCCATGAGAGCGAGCGCGCCCGAGGCGTCCATGACGCCGACCATGGACCCGAGGGCGAAGATCAGTTCGTGGTCGTAGGAAACCTGCCGGATCTGGAAACGGTGCTCGTCCTGGAACTGCTCGCGCAGCATGCCCACGTGGATGCAGCCCACGGGACAGCCCGCGCAGGCGGCGTTGCGGATGAGCAGATCGGCCGCGAACTTCTCGCCCGAGATGCCCACGGCGTCGGGGTCCGTGGTCTGCTGCAGGTTCCTGATGGGCAGCGACTTCAACTCGTTGATGGGGATGACGTTTCCTGGCGTGCCGAGGTTGTGGTACTTGCTCATCATCTCCGTGGCGGTCATGTCCTCGTAGACCTTCTTGAAGAGCTTGCCGTAGGCCTTGGGGTCGGGCCCGGGCAGCGGCAGGTCCGAGTCGCCCGAAACCACGATGGCCTTGACGTTCTTCACGCCCATGACCGAGCCCGAACCCAGGCGGCCGAAGTGGCGAAAGGTATCCACGTTGATGCAGCCGTAGGCCGAGAGCGTCTCGCCCGCCGGGCCGATGCGCATGATGCTGCGATGCCCCGAGGCGCCCGGGAAGGCACGGCGGATGACCCGGCCGGTGGTGAAAACGTTTGCCCCCCACAGGTAGTTGGCGTCCTTGGTCTCGATGACCCGCGCTCCCACGTGCACGGCCACGGGCAGCCGCGCCCGGCCGCGCAGCACAATGGCGTCGTAGCCCGCGAAACGCATGGCCAGGGCCAGACGGCCTCCGGCGTGCGACTCGGCGTACTGGTCGTGATAGGGCGACTTGAAGCCCGCCACGACTTTGGACATGAGCGGAAAATAGCCGGTCAGGCAGCCGATGGCGAAGATCAACGGCTGGTCGGGGTGCGACCAGGATTCATTCGGCAGGCCGTACTTCTCGAACAGGGCCGCGGCCAGGCCGCTGCCGCCGATGTGCAGATTCTTGTCTCCAAACGAGACAATCTCGCCCTTGCCCTCGTCGAGGTGGACTATGCAGACGCGAAACGCGGCATCAGACATCGCAGGTCCCTCCCACGCAGACATGTTCGGGTTTCTCGCGCATCTCGATACAGTCGTGCGGGCAATACGGCACGCACTGGCCGCAGTGGATGCAGACGTAGGGCACTCCCGTGTCGTCAAGATAGATGGCGTCCACCGGACAGGCGGCCGCGCATTGGCCGCAACGGATGCATAGCTTCATCTTGACGAGCACGCCTCCGCCCTTGCGTTGCGAGTAGGCGCCGGTGGGACAGGCTGCGGCGCAAGGCGCGGGCTCGCAGCCCAGGCACACGTTGGCCTCGAAGCCGGTGGTGATGCCGCCGCTGGACTTGATGCGTATTCCAGCCGTGCGCCAGGAGACCTTCTTGTGCACCTGACGAGCGCAGGCCAGGGAGCACGAATGACAGCCGATGCAACGATCCATGCGCGTGGCGCGCAATATTTTCATCGTTTCCCCCGATGACGTTCAAAGAGTACGGCTCAGGCCGTCTTAAAAGCCCCCTCTGCTGCGTTGCCGCAAAAAATTCAACCCTCGCGCACAAGATATGCTCGTCGGTCTTGAACTTTTTGTGCGGCCCTGCATCTGAGACTTTTTGAACGACCTGAAAAACAGCGTTTGTCAACAACATCAATTCCGGCATGCCGAAACGGACGATCTAAGCATATACCCGCAAAATATTGCGCTTGTCCAACCGTTCCGGGGCGTCGAAAAACCGCCGATCCGCCGCCATGCGTGGTTCGGGAAGTCCCCAGCGGACAAGGACTCACTTGCCCAGGTCGAAAATCCGAAGCGGAGACACGGGCGCATCGCCCTGCGCTGTGCCGGACGATACGTCGTGCGATGTGCCGAGATTGGCGTCGTGTGCGGCGTCATATACGGCCGCTGGCGGGGAGGATGCCGAGGCCACGGGCGAAACGCCCACCCCAGCCCCCGACGGGGTAGCGTGCGCGCCGGGTCTGGCGGACGCCTGCCGCGCCACTTCCTTTGAACCCAGCCGCTCTATGGAGCAGGAGGTGACCACGTAGGTCGCGTACACGCCGTCCTCGCCCTCGGGGGCGATGCTCCCGCCGAGGTAGCCCCGGTAGGTGCGGCCGTAGTCGTCCCACGTGGTCTCGAAGGAGCCCAGGTCGGGCAGGGGCACGCCGCGCGCTCGCGCGTCCTCCTCCACGCGCGCGCGGTCCATTTCAGCCGTGGCGCTGTCGAAGAGAAAGATGACCGGCGTGAGCGGCACAAAGGGCGTGACCGCCGAAAGCGCCATGCCTCCGGCAAGCCCAGCGCCGATGGCGCTCGCCCTGCGGTTTGTCCGGTCGTCGATCTCGTCGTTGCTCAGGCGACGAAAGGTCATGACGAAGCGGTAGCCGCGATAGCGACTGAAGTCGCCCGAGAGGTCATAGTAGCGAAGCCCCCGCTGGAACAGGCCGGGCAGATGTTCGTACGTGATCGCTGGCGGCAGATCGAAGACGCCCTGGCCCGAGGCCCTGGCGTTCTCGATGCACTGGGCGAGACTCGTGTCGCGCGGACCGCAGGTCACGTCCACGCGGCCCGTGGGCAGGGACTTGGCGCGGACGCTCGTGGCCCCCTGGGGCAGCGCGCCGGTGGGCTTGGGGAGCGCGCGGCCGGGCGTGCGCACGCCGTAGCCCGAGGCCTCGGTCTTGTCCTGGGCCGTGGCCTCCAGCGCTCCGCCGAGGACGAACGCAAGAACGAGGCAAAGCGCAGCCAACACGGCCCGTGCGGGCGCCTGCCCGTTGGACACGGCCCGTCGCTTCGTCCCGCCGTTCCTCGCCTGTTTCGCCATCGCCGTGCCCGCCCAGGTGCGAAAAAAGTTCCCGGCTGCTGAAAAAGTCCCATCTGCTGCGTTGCTGCGAAAAGTTCAAATCCTCGCGTA
The sequence above is a segment of the Alkalidesulfovibrio alkalitolerans DSM 16529 genome. Coding sequences within it:
- a CDS encoding 4Fe-4S dicluster domain-containing protein, which produces MKILRATRMDRCIGCHSCSLACARQVHKKVSWRTAGIRIKSSGGITTGFEANVCLGCEPAPCAAACPTGAYSQRKGGGVLVKMKLCIRCGQCAAACPVDAIYLDDTGVPYVCIHCGQCVPYCPHDCIEMREKPEHVCVGGTCDV
- a CDS encoding aldehyde ferredoxin oxidoreductase N-terminal domain-containing protein encodes the protein MSDAAFRVCIVHLDEGKGEIVSFGDKNLHIGGSGLAAALFEKYGLPNESWSHPDQPLIFAIGCLTGYFPLMSKVVAGFKSPYHDQYAESHAGGRLALAMRFAGYDAIVLRGRARLPVAVHVGARVIETKDANYLWGANVFTTGRVIRRAFPGASGHRSIMRIGPAGETLSAYGCINVDTFRHFGRLGSGSVMGVKNVKAIVVSGDSDLPLPGPDPKAYGKLFKKVYEDMTATEMMSKYHNLGTPGNVIPINELKSLPIRNLQQTTDPDAVGISGEKFAADLLIRNAACAGCPVGCIHVGMLREQFQDEHRFQIRQVSYDHELIFALGSMVGVMDASGALALMDEVEKQGLDAMSAGVALAWATEAYQKGLLTKEQVEYDLAFGNVDAYKEAIWCLGHGKNEFYRALAQGAMVAAKKFGGEDFACVLGQEMAGYATGETFFASQSLSFRHSHLDTGAYGYDQKEHDKNADKAVKYFVDDERERVILTSLVSCLFARGVYKKGLLAECLTSVGLPDLAANLDKAADEMQRLRWRMRLSTGYEPEKTSVPKRFLEVETWAGKMDPGYLDAVRAGYIKAIRELGAPRGES